The genomic DNA CCCCCCACAAATTCTATTATTTTACTACAGTATTTATTTATTCAACAAGTAACGAAATTTAAATCACTCAATATTTAGCAAACTCTAACAATACATTTTGACttggttaaaaaaaaaaaaaaaagggaaagcaTGTGATAACCTTTTCCTTGTTTCGGTAACATGTTTTTATCAAGGAATGGAACTTGAATTCCTAACCTCAATGGTGTGAGGTCTTTTCAACTTCAAAACCCCAAAAAAGTAACTCATCAATCATCATAtactttctatatatatatatatatagtttggaaaaagaaacataaaattatgaaatttgaaatTCAAGCCCCTAAAAGATGTTTTAAAATTGATtaccaaatcaattaaaatttgattttaaatttgaatttgttGTACCGTTATAACTAGTGTTTATCAATAACTTGGGACTGTTCTTTTGTTAAATTCCTAAATACATTAATAAAGCTCTTCATTCCTTGATAAGGAAGACTTATTTCATGCTAACTACTCCAAATCTGTAAATTGTCCAtcttatgtttttgagatttgaCTGTTTCATTGCTCTTTTAGTCTGAATAAGTTGGAAAGAAATTAGGCTCAGATGTATGGGATAAGCCTGATGTCTTAGGTTTAGTTATTTTCctcttctcttttttcttttaaaaaaaatctgacaatttaaatttgtatttttattttaacacATTATGCGGCAAATATAGTGCAAATTTTTGAACTCCAGATATGgtggtggtttttttttttttcttttacggtAAAATTGCTTTAACAGTTCTTATTTAATACTCCAAATTGCATTTTAGTTCATCTACTTGAAAATGGCCCAACTGCCCCTATACGTTTGATGGAGGACTAAAATAGTTCGTTTGTTAAAATTGTGCCATTAAATGATTATTTCGATGTTTTATAAATAAagcataataacaaatttaactatcaatatttatatatttattcaatttgaataaatttacaaaaatcgagggctaaatttattattatgctttatatatagaacacaaaaaaataaacatttaataatGACATGGCTTTAAAGGAGAGACTATTTTGCTCTTTCATCCAATATACAAAGACtagtttatttatattttcaataGAATGACCAAAATGCAATTTAAGATATAATTTAGGGACTTGAATGGTGCTTTTACCTTCTTATATGTAAGGGGTTGAGTAAAAGATTGAGAAATTCATCAAACTTTAAGAGTGTGTCTGGTTGGATAGAAAAGCGAGAGAGAAGAAAATAAGAGAGATAATCAAATTTCATTCTAAtgcataaaaatcaattttctatATTAGAATGatgaaagaagagaaaatgaatgAGAGGTGCGTGCTAATTTAAAATTatgcatttttttaaattttcatctTTCTTGCAAAGTATATCTGGgaagaaaatttatatttttgatctttttatttttttatccctTCAATTTTTCATCTCTCCACTCTACCGAGAAAAATATAATAGTTTTTTTAAAcgaaaattcactaattcaagaaaaaaaagaacaaaCATCCGTCGTAAACGGTGAAGAACAAGcctcatcaacacaacaaaggTTTTAGCCTCAATATCAATAGGACATTATGGCACGTTGACAATTGGCTCTATCACAACTCAAGCACAGCATATCTGGAGTGGTTGTAAGTACTTAATACGATAAGAAAATCAGTCCTGAAAGGTCCAAAGCGGCGAgcaaaaattgataaaaaaatcaaGCATCCACCAAACTAGATAGGACAATAACAAAATCATCTCTAAAATCACTTGCAAAAACAATACTACATATATAAACAAGACTAAAAAATGCACTATAAGAGTAgacaaaaacttttaaatataaaaacctattaaataaaaaaaatcaaacaaaaaaatataaaacttaaaacaattttttattattctgaaatatactcaaaatataaataaattaaaagactGACGAAGTATTATTCACGTTCAAGAAAAACTATTACTACTCAATAGAGTGTTAACACAATTTTAGATCATTTAGGTCATTATTTTGTTTGAACAATGAACTATTCTAAAATGCATTTTATTGTGTACATTTTCACTATAAGTAATAGTGGTATCTAATATGCTAGTGAAGTGTACTAAGTGAGAGTTTAACCCATACAAATTGTCTAACCTTGAGGTTGTAGTTTGGTTTTACacaataatttttgaaaatgatttttttaaaaatatttctattATTTGATGATTTCTTAAAAACATTTCATAAAAAATActtttaatgaaataaatatatatttgagattttttatcttttcattgtttaattgagtttattttatgcttataaatttatattttacattgttttattttgttaaattcaagttatTACAACATCATTTTTTATTACATGACTATCaagtaaatattttttatttaaaagcgtgacatcaacaaaattgataaaaaatttaataatgtcAACAAATTAAACTAGATTTTCAAATCTAAaaagtagaaggactaaattcttaaaaataaaagtacaaagactaaattaaaatttatgaagaATACATAGATTTAtcacatattttaacttttatactaCAAAACGATTATTATTAATATACTATAATTGTAATaactatttattattaaaatattaatattaaatattttcataatacattaagaatattatttttaaaatttattattaaaatgagattgaaatattaaataacttattaaatgataaattatattaatcatttattatatgattaaatataaataattaaatatatatttaattatatcaaaaatataatatcttatattaatattttaaaattttaaataaataaaatttattttcagtGCAATAATATTAATGTTGatttaagttaaattttatataaaaactacTTAGAAGAATTCTTTTTAAAAATGACTTACGCTTTCTAAAAGAGTAAATCATTCTAAAAAAACTTATTTTACGTTGACTTATAAGTTAGTTGACTAAATTGTTTTATGTAAAATAAGCACGAGAAAATAtagaatttttcataaattttttacATGTAAATAAACGGAacctaatatttaaattaaaaattcatatatgaAATTCAATTTTAGTTTAATTCCATATATAAGATTCTGATTGAATTGTACGAATTATCTTGCGTCTTCTCTcttgaatttattcattttttgttTATTGTGATATTTAAAATTTGTTTGTTGAATACATTTTCTTATTTCACTTATAATAAATAGAATAATCATTGAGTTAATCTTATATACTCAAATTTCttgaaatttataattataatgtCGAATCATAATCAATAATAAATGTCGAATCATAATTAATACAAATACAATAAAttgcaaataaaaatatatttaaatctaAAGTAGAATAAATCTTAACAATACTTACACATAGTGAATTGAaactcaaaataattttaaaaaattaacatataattattACACATAATAAAACTCGAATCTAGACTACCAATCAAACCATCTAAATTTTATAGGATAATTTTTAGTCCCAAGTTATCTAATTTACTATTTTCTCTTACaaacaatttaaatttattatttactcAATATTTGACCTTAATAATGGGGGATTCTTTACTCAAGTTTAAGCCTTTGATTCCTTTCAACATTTTCAATCACTTTTAGTAGTGAGcacttatataaaatttaaattactaataaatcCTTTAAAATTGTAAATGATTTTTCGTGTAAAAAATTGTAAATATCTTCTTCCTAAGCCAACCAATAACAGTGAGTAGTATCTAGATgactattaatataaaattactcataaacctcttaaaattttaaattttaaattttaattatttgaagCATTAAAAGCCGTTGTACTTTGACCCTACCTGCCATGGGCCTTGGCCCATGGAACCAGTGGTATTAACGTTGCTTTCTGCCGTTCATAGCGGTGGCCTGGCCCCTTCCCTCCCCATAGCAATacaaaagatgaacaaaataaaGACACAAGACAACGAGGATAGTGTTACTAAAAATAGTTCTAAGGTTTTTTCATTTTTGACTCCCTTTTGACAACAATCACCAACGGCAGCAACTTGTTTAAAAGACTACACAAAGCTTTGATCAAAACAAATTCCCACCTTATTCTTTATAAATCATCTAAAATgataaatcaactcaattaaatctGTATAAAGTTAAGAAAATCTAATCTCATAGGTATTGTGTGACCTGACAAAAGTATTGGCACCGAGTTAATTCAAGTTCGGAGATGCGTATCCATACGGGTTCTTGCTGGCCCAGTTCCATTGATCCCTGCACATCTCCTCGATGCCGTATTTTGCCCTGAAATCGCAACAGATAAAACCAAGGATTACCTTTAGCACAATGTATGAAGATCAGCTTAAAGCTTTTGCATGAATGGGGATGCTCTTACTTCCAATTCAATTCATGCTCAGCCTTCTTCGTTGAAGCATAAACAGTTTCAACATCACCGGGTCGACGTCCCGCCATCACCAAAGGAATTTTCTGATGCAAATGATGAATTTGGCCTGTTAGCTGAATACCACCACTGAAAAAATAAGCATAGCTCGAAAACGAAACATGGAAACAATACCTTTCCGGATGCCTTCTCGAATGCAGCAACCATCTCCAAAACCGATGTTCCCTTTCCGGTACCTAAATTGTAGACCTCACATCCTGTAATAGCATAGCTAATTACAATCAATTACCGAAGATATGACTCATCTCTGCTACTACAAAACCAAATACTCTGAAGCATTTAATCAAGTCAAGACACACAGCCTTTCATAGAAGACAATTGGATACAAAGTGAAACGAAAAGGAAGAACAATCCGCCGAGTTTAACGGAACAAAGAATGCAAATTTACCTATTTTCGGATCAGATAGTTTACGTAATGCAGCAATGTGGCCGTCTGCTAAATCAACGATGTGAATGTAGTCACGTACCTGAAAGTAGACAGAGAAATGGAGACCTtgaagtgaaatttacaaataaataGACGTTTAAGTTTCAAAACCAAATCCATAGATGCCTGAGTTTCCGGTGCAAAGGAGGGGATAAGAATAAAAGGAATGACTTACTGGAACCGTAAAAAACTTACCCCTGTACCGTCCTTTGTCGAGTAATTATTTCCAAACACTGTCAATGCCGGTTGCCTCCCAATAGCAACTTGTTGCACGAAAGGCATGAGATTGTTCGGAGTGCCCCGGGGATCCTCACCTATGTAGCCACTAGGATGTGCACCAACCGGATTAAAATATCTTAGAAGTATGATCTTCCATTCAGAATCAGAACGACGGAGATCTTGACAGATCTCTTCTATGAAAAGCTGAAAGACCAACAACATCCGATTTGATTAGCTGACGCTATAGGAGAAGATGTTAATTGACAAATTCCTAGGTACTCATAAGAATTGCATACTCTCGCATACCATACCTTGGTTCGTCCATATGGATTGGCTGCGGCCAAAGGGGACTCCTCGGTACATGGAACCTCCTTCGGCCAGCCATAAACGGTAGCCGACGACGAAAACACGAGCTGCAATGCACCAAGTTAGAAGACTGATCGAGTTCTAAAGCTCCAAATCACCGTCTGATTAATAACAATATTGAATTATCAAACATAAGAAAGGGAGTGAGACATACATTTTTACATCCGTGTGCAGCCATTGTTTCCAACAGTGTGATCGTCCCGATAAGATTGTTGTCGTAATAGAGCAACGGTTTGTGTACACTTTCACCGACTGCTTTTAGTCCGGCGAAGTGAATCACAGCATCAAACCTATGACATAATTATGTAACAGCGTTAGCTGTCTAGAAAGAGAAAACAGAAAAAAAATGATAACCGAATATCGATCCAAATCGTACTTTGTCTCGGCGAAAACTTCTTCGAGTGCCGGTCTATCCCGAAGATCCACCTGCAGTTGAAAACAGATGTTCCAGCATTAGGAACATCACAGATTTATGTTCATAATAACTCAAGAGCACATATTTAAACAACATTGTTACAATAATCCCAGAGCACAGATGAAATTTGATTATTGGCAAAATCAGACAAATTCCGATCAACATTTGATTTTCAAGATGCAAATCTCCAATGATAAACACCGCACTTCATTTAATACTTGTATTTTATGTTCGAGACATATTCATTTATCAATATGAATATAAAATATAACCTTCCACACATTTTTAACAAAtagttttgaaaaataaaattaaatatatacaaCCACGTCTAATATTTAGACTCAAGCCagaataacaaataaataaaagttagaGATTAATtgacaaattaaattaattataaataatatgtcATACATCAAATTAGTCTCCCCATTGATTGATTTAGTAATGATACAATCAATTTTGAACAAAATTGCAAAGGGTGTAAGGTTAAATGTTTAAAAAATTActataataaaaagtaaaaaatgtttaaaaaaaatttaaagttaagGCGCAATTTTTAGCCCAAACTGTAAAAAAATATTCATAaggtaatttaaagaaaataataatatattaaagggaaaaaaaattaaacaggCTTTCTCAGCCAGAATTAAGGAATCTTCACCTAGCAAGACAGTAGGAACTCTGTGTAATCATTACCTCACCAAAATTGTTCACTTCGAACAATAAAAAGCTCTACTTTTTCCACGTGCATTTCAattttcaagcaatctctgataaaAGTAATATAAATTTTTTGTCTAAAAAGTTAAATAAATTAACACCACAGTTCAATGCAAAGAAAACaagaaatatttataaaacagttAAATTATTTATCagtaaaatttaaaactatagaAAATCTcgtgaaagaaaaaagaaactaaACAGTGAAAACTCATCTATTATTCGCaaatatttcaaaaaataaaaataaaaatctacaaAAGTTCCAAGAACATATCACCGAATTTCACAACACATGTTGCCAGCTATAGCAATTCAATCATCAACTAAGCAttaaatttaacaatttaaaatcaATTAGGGTCCAAAATAGcagtaaaaacaaaagaaaaataaataaatacatacatacatacataaacaGTCTCTCATCAGAGTAAACagaatattttcaattttttaattaaaacgaAAGAAAAAACTAGAAAACGGTGAGTTAACTGTTGAAGGAACCTTGTGAAAAGAAAGGTTTTTGGCGAGTTCGCCGGCGAGCTCTTTAACTCTTTCGATAGCAACGTCGGAGGAATTGTCCAGATTATCAACGACCACCACTCTGTAACCGTCTAACAGCAACTGCAACACCGTGTGGCTCCCAATATAACCTGCTCCGCCGGACACCAGAACGTTCTTCGACATATCGGTCCAATCAAACCAAACAAGAGAGCAGAGCAGAGAATAGCAAAGCAAAGCAAAGTAAAGCAGAAAGAATAAGAAGTTAAGATAAGAGAGTTTTAGCGTTGTAGAAAAGTGTTCTCTTTTGAATCAAATCAGAGCAAGGAAACGGTGGAATTTATATTGAGACGAAGAAGAATTtagaagaataaataaataaataaggagaATTAATATTGAGGGaaagaaaatacaaaaataaagagAAAGATTTTGTTGAAGTATTGAATGATGAG from Gossypium arboreum isolate Shixiya-1 chromosome 9, ASM2569848v2, whole genome shotgun sequence includes the following:
- the LOC108455803 gene encoding UDP-glucose 4-epimerase GEPI48-like, translating into MSKNVLVSGGAGYIGSHTVLQLLLDGYRVVVVDNLDNSSDVAIERVKELAGELAKNLSFHKVDLRDRPALEEVFAETKFDAVIHFAGLKAVGESVHKPLLYYDNNLIGTITLLETMAAHGCKNLVFSSSATVYGWPKEVPCTEESPLAAANPYGRTKLFIEEICQDLRRSDSEWKIILLRYFNPVGAHPSGYIGEDPRGTPNNLMPFVQQVAIGRQPALTVFGNNYSTKDGTGVRDYIHIVDLADGHIAALRKLSDPKIGCEVYNLGTGKGTSVLEMVAAFEKASGKKIPLVMAGRRPGDVETVYASTKKAEHELNWKAKYGIEEMCRDQWNWASKNPYGYASPNLN